A single window of Mycolicibacterium madagascariense DNA harbors:
- a CDS encoding GGDEF domain-containing protein, translating into MLTTVKHRLRFEDHYYWITSYLAARGLQRGTCRLVAASMLGLGVLPLLLMTSEAGPRGALGRGLTLGVSACCVAMAFLWLRAGWPTRVQSQLCVLLGSGCIAVACLVQTNPAIGLTGTSAYVVLSAFTALFHDGRLMSVTWLVGAVTLVAIAIRLGGFEPGVTVAGILMFALINAFVAFACRTMIRLVNTDVHYTELEPLTGLLTRDAFTDRVATMIAARDRNDDRFLAIVVVSLDSFSLLTGLRGEAGGNEARVAIGHRLTETLRRDAVLAHVGESEFLIADSFTTTDTSVLTERLQQTVRTAPYRLTASIGVVATPLADLVGHPPHDVVEELVTIAASNVYTARRDGGQRTRSTANPRLASLEGLGSAGWDNDDLTA; encoded by the coding sequence ATGCTGACCACGGTGAAGCACCGGCTTCGTTTCGAAGACCACTACTACTGGATCACGTCGTACCTCGCGGCCAGGGGACTGCAGCGCGGCACGTGCCGGCTGGTCGCCGCGAGCATGCTGGGGCTCGGCGTCCTGCCGCTGCTGCTGATGACGAGCGAGGCAGGTCCGAGGGGAGCCCTTGGCCGCGGTCTCACGCTGGGGGTCTCGGCGTGCTGCGTCGCCATGGCGTTCCTGTGGCTGCGCGCCGGCTGGCCCACCCGCGTGCAATCCCAGCTGTGCGTCCTGCTCGGCAGCGGGTGCATCGCCGTCGCCTGCCTGGTCCAGACGAACCCGGCGATCGGCCTCACCGGCACCAGCGCCTACGTCGTGCTGTCGGCGTTCACGGCACTGTTCCACGACGGTCGGCTGATGTCGGTGACCTGGCTCGTCGGCGCCGTCACGCTGGTCGCGATCGCCATTCGTCTCGGCGGCTTCGAGCCGGGTGTGACCGTCGCGGGCATCCTCATGTTCGCGCTCATCAACGCGTTCGTGGCGTTCGCGTGCCGCACCATGATCCGGCTGGTCAACACCGACGTCCACTACACCGAGCTCGAACCGCTCACCGGGCTGCTGACGCGCGACGCCTTCACCGACCGGGTGGCCACCATGATCGCCGCGCGCGACAGGAACGACGACCGCTTCCTCGCGATCGTCGTCGTCAGTCTCGACAGCTTCTCGCTGCTGACGGGCCTGCGCGGTGAGGCCGGCGGCAACGAGGCCCGGGTGGCGATCGGGCACCGCCTCACCGAGACGCTGCGACGCGACGCCGTGCTGGCCCACGTCGGAGAGTCGGAGTTCCTGATCGCGGACTCGTTCACCACGACCGACACCAGCGTCCTGACCGAGCGTCTGCAACAGACCGTGCGCACCGCGCCCTACCGACTCACGGCGAGCATCGGCGTGGTGGCGACGCCGCTGGCCGACCTCGTCGGCCACCCGCCGCACGACGTCGTCGAGGAGCTCGTCACGATCGCCGCCTCGAACGTGTACACCGCGCGCCGCGACGGCGGACAGCGCACGCGGTCGACGGCCAACCCGCGCCTGGCCTCCCTGGAGGGACTCGGCTCCGCGGGCTGGGACAACGACGACCTGACCGCATAG
- a CDS encoding ATP-binding protein — MGNHRLTMVLNSFPSSGDWAKTGRADPSTVTYFRELMALWLAEAVLTDPQQHADIVLATDEALANCADHAYRGTAPGTMTLAVSHDAALARVTVCVFDHGSWLDPGPDDPRRGRGISLMRALSDHCTIEGGPRGTTVCLHFERCPATADRFRVSVDA; from the coding sequence TTGGGTAATCATCGACTCACCATGGTGCTGAACAGCTTTCCCTCTTCCGGTGACTGGGCGAAGACGGGTCGGGCAGACCCGTCGACGGTCACGTACTTTCGTGAGCTCATGGCCCTGTGGCTCGCCGAAGCGGTGCTCACCGACCCCCAGCAACACGCCGACATCGTGCTTGCCACCGATGAGGCGCTCGCCAACTGCGCCGATCACGCCTACCGCGGTACCGCCCCCGGCACGATGACCCTGGCGGTCAGCCACGACGCCGCCCTGGCGCGCGTCACGGTGTGCGTCTTCGACCACGGCTCGTGGCTCGACCCCGGTCCCGACGATCCACGCCGCGGCCGGGGCATCTCGCTCATGCGCGCGCTGAGCGACCACTGCACGATCGAGGGCGGGCCGCGCGGCACCACGGTGTGCCTGCACTTCGAGCGGTGCCCCGCGACCGCCGATCGCTTCCGGGTGTCGGTGGACGCATAG
- a CDS encoding type III PLP-dependent enzyme domain-containing protein encodes MTTFDLPHSTAAPSRLGVPGHSNDRLALYRRVFREAAIVCPADVLARTGMAAAVRTHGHGVEVRSLDQLAVATSLGIPASRIVLQDDGTTAAPIRRGVDAGVGRIVLACSEQVKVLASCAMRRQRIMLDVKADAVDAVLACTRLELVGLHARLAPAAGVPDYVDVVAEMVAHMAWIRRRHRLITTRVSLGGGRLLSDTAEPSELRDFDAALEDAFDDACARFRFPRPALILTPWCDGRPVPISARGEELWHVP; translated from the coding sequence ATGACGACGTTCGATCTCCCCCATTCCACCGCCGCCCCCTCACGTCTCGGGGTGCCGGGGCATTCGAATGACCGGCTTGCGCTGTACCGCAGGGTATTTCGCGAGGCGGCGATCGTGTGCCCCGCCGACGTCCTGGCGCGAACCGGCATGGCGGCCGCGGTGCGCACGCACGGCCACGGGGTCGAGGTGCGCTCGCTCGATCAACTCGCCGTCGCGACGTCACTCGGCATTCCCGCATCGCGGATCGTCCTGCAGGACGACGGCACGACCGCCGCCCCGATCCGGCGCGGTGTCGATGCCGGCGTGGGCCGGATCGTGCTGGCCTGCTCGGAGCAGGTCAAGGTGCTCGCCAGCTGCGCGATGCGTCGGCAACGAATCATGCTGGACGTCAAGGCCGATGCCGTCGATGCGGTCCTCGCGTGCACGCGACTCGAACTCGTCGGACTGCACGCCCGGTTGGCCCCCGCCGCGGGCGTGCCCGACTACGTCGACGTCGTCGCCGAGATGGTCGCCCACATGGCGTGGATCCGCCGCAGGCACCGCCTCATCACGACCCGTGTCAGCCTCGGGGGTGGCCGCCTGCTCTCCGACACCGCGGAGCCGAGCGAGCTGCGGGACTTCGACGCGGCACTGGAGGATGCCTTCGACGATGCCTGCGCCCGCTTCCGGTTTCCGCGACCGGCATTGATCCTCACACCCTGGTGCGACGGACGACCCGTGCCGATTTCCGCTCGCGGCGAAGAGCTTTGGCACGTCCCGTAA
- a CDS encoding response regulator, translated as MTPIDPARSAPAKTKVLVVDDDAQILRALRINLSVRGYDVITAADGASALRAAVDRRPDVVILDLGLPDMSGLRVLEGLRGWMTVPVIVLSARTDPTQKVEALDAGADDYVTKPFSMDEFLARLRAAVRRGAASATGAAEPVVHTAAFSVDLANKSVTRAGVNVHLTPTEWGMLEMLVRNPGKLVGQEDLLKEVWGPSHANQSHYLRVYLAQLRRKLEDDPSHPQHLITEAGMGYRFQQ; from the coding sequence ATGACGCCGATCGACCCCGCCAGGTCGGCCCCGGCCAAGACGAAGGTGCTCGTCGTCGACGACGATGCGCAGATCCTGCGCGCCCTGCGCATCAACCTGTCGGTCCGCGGTTACGACGTCATCACCGCCGCCGACGGCGCCTCGGCGTTGCGCGCGGCCGTCGACCGGCGCCCCGACGTCGTGATCCTCGATCTCGGACTGCCCGACATGTCCGGGCTGCGGGTGCTCGAGGGCCTGCGCGGCTGGATGACCGTGCCGGTGATCGTGCTGTCCGCGCGCACCGATCCCACCCAGAAGGTCGAGGCACTCGACGCCGGCGCAGACGATTACGTCACCAAGCCCTTCAGCATGGACGAGTTCCTGGCTCGGCTGCGGGCGGCGGTCCGGCGCGGCGCAGCCTCGGCCACCGGCGCCGCGGAACCGGTGGTGCACACCGCCGCGTTCAGCGTGGACCTGGCCAACAAGAGCGTCACCCGGGCCGGCGTCAACGTCCATCTGACGCCCACGGAGTGGGGGATGCTCGAGATGCTGGTGCGCAATCCGGGCAAGCTGGTCGGTCAGGAGGACCTCCTCAAGGAGGTGTGGGGGCCCAGCCACGCCAACCAATCTCATTATCTGCGTGTCTATCTCGCGCAGTTGCGGCGCAAGTTGGAGGACGACCCGTCCCATCCGCAGCACCTCATCACCGAGGCGGGCATGGGGTACCGCTTCCAGCAGTGA
- the nhaA gene encoding Na+/H+ antiporter NhaA, protein MPDDDLPRSPRALFARGSWAETSRISAILRKETVGGALLLLATVVALVWANSPWSASYTALGDLRVGTDALGLHLDLSLRTWAADGLLAIFFFIVGLELKREFVAGDLRDPARAALPIAAAVGGMIVPAAIFVALTAHVGDGAVRGWAIPTATDIAFAVAVLAVISTHLPSALRTFLLTLAVVDDLLAITVIAVFYTDHIDVVALAAAVVPLSLFALCVQRRIRSWWLLLPLAFLAWVAVHQSGIHATVAGVLLGFTVPVLRSAAAGGPDAGPGLAEHFEHRTRPLSAGVAVPVFAFFAAGVSVGGFAGLTTALGDPIALGIVCALVVGKPVGVFATTRLLAAATRASLDAALRWIDVFGIALLAGIGFTVSLLIGDLAYGMDSGRDDHVKIGVLTGSVAAAVLASVVLSLRNRHYRAVCAEESQDDDHDGIPDVYESHRD, encoded by the coding sequence TTGCCGGACGACGACCTGCCCCGCTCACCGCGCGCCCTGTTCGCCCGTGGGTCCTGGGCCGAGACCTCGCGCATCTCGGCGATCCTGCGCAAGGAGACCGTCGGCGGGGCACTGCTCCTGCTCGCCACCGTCGTCGCCCTGGTCTGGGCGAACTCACCCTGGTCGGCGTCCTACACCGCGCTCGGTGACCTGCGCGTCGGCACCGACGCCCTCGGTCTGCACCTCGATCTGAGTCTGCGCACGTGGGCCGCCGACGGGCTGCTGGCGATCTTCTTCTTCATCGTGGGCCTGGAACTGAAACGGGAGTTCGTCGCAGGCGACCTGCGCGACCCGGCCCGCGCGGCCCTTCCCATCGCCGCCGCGGTCGGCGGAATGATCGTCCCCGCAGCGATCTTCGTCGCCCTCACCGCCCACGTCGGCGACGGGGCGGTGCGCGGCTGGGCCATCCCGACGGCCACCGACATCGCCTTCGCCGTCGCGGTCCTCGCGGTCATCTCCACCCACCTGCCCTCGGCGCTGCGGACGTTCCTGCTGACCCTCGCGGTCGTCGACGACCTGCTCGCGATCACGGTCATCGCGGTGTTCTACACCGACCACATCGACGTCGTCGCCCTCGCCGCCGCCGTCGTTCCGCTGTCGCTGTTCGCGCTGTGCGTGCAGCGCCGCATCCGATCGTGGTGGCTGCTGCTGCCGCTGGCGTTCCTGGCCTGGGTGGCGGTGCACCAGTCGGGCATCCACGCCACCGTCGCCGGGGTGCTCCTCGGATTCACCGTCCCCGTGCTGCGCAGTGCCGCCGCGGGCGGACCCGATGCCGGACCGGGGCTGGCCGAGCACTTCGAGCACCGCACTCGCCCGCTCTCGGCCGGTGTCGCGGTGCCGGTGTTCGCCTTCTTCGCCGCCGGAGTGAGCGTCGGTGGCTTCGCCGGTTTGACCACCGCACTCGGGGACCCGATCGCGCTGGGCATCGTCTGCGCCCTGGTCGTCGGCAAACCCGTCGGCGTCTTCGCGACCACCAGACTGCTCGCGGCGGCCACGCGCGCGAGCCTCGATGCGGCGCTGCGCTGGATCGACGTCTTCGGTATCGCCCTGCTCGCCGGAATCGGGTTCACCGTCTCCCTGCTGATCGGCGATCTGGCCTACGGCATGGACTCCGGGCGAGACGATCACGTCAAGATCGGGGTCCTCACCGGTTCGGTGGCCGCCGCCGTCCTCGCGTCGGTCGTATTGAGCCTCCGCAACCGGCATTACCGCGCCGTCTGCGCCGAGGAGTCCCAGGACGACGACCACGACGGCATCCCCGACGTGTACGAGTCGCACCGGGACTGA
- a CDS encoding zinc-binding alcohol dehydrogenase family protein: protein MRAIVLDAPGPPSSLTIRELPTPEPAAGWVLIAVEAFGLNRSELHTRLGLADGVTFPRVLGIEATGTVAACPGGEFSVGQQVVAMMGGMGRTFDGGYAEYTCVPAGQVIAFESTLDWATLGAVPEMLQTSYGSLTVGLDARAGQTILVRGGTSSVGMATAVLAKRLGLTVLSTTRNPAKAAALRAIGVDHVVVDDGHVASAVREIVPAGVDAALELIGTPTLPDTLRATRVHGVVCFTGMLSNQWTVRDFYPIEYLPRGVRLTAYAGDAADLPAPVLQEFLDDVSAGRATVPIDHVYRFDEIVAAHTAMESGTAHGKLVVTTA, encoded by the coding sequence ATGCGCGCCATCGTGCTCGACGCCCCAGGACCGCCGTCGTCGCTGACCATCAGGGAACTGCCGACGCCGGAACCCGCCGCGGGTTGGGTCCTCATCGCGGTCGAAGCGTTCGGCCTCAACCGCTCCGAGCTGCACACCAGGCTGGGCCTGGCCGACGGGGTGACCTTCCCGCGGGTGCTCGGCATCGAGGCCACCGGCACCGTGGCCGCGTGCCCGGGCGGCGAATTCTCCGTCGGTCAGCAGGTCGTGGCCATGATGGGCGGCATGGGACGGACCTTCGACGGCGGCTACGCCGAGTACACCTGCGTGCCGGCCGGTCAGGTGATCGCCTTCGAGAGCACCCTGGACTGGGCGACGCTGGGTGCGGTCCCCGAGATGTTGCAGACCTCCTACGGGTCGCTGACCGTCGGGCTCGACGCGCGGGCCGGCCAGACGATCCTCGTCCGCGGCGGTACGTCGTCGGTCGGGATGGCCACCGCCGTGCTCGCCAAGCGCCTCGGCCTGACGGTCCTGTCCACCACGCGCAACCCTGCGAAGGCCGCGGCGCTCCGCGCGATCGGCGTGGACCACGTGGTCGTCGACGACGGCCACGTCGCGTCGGCCGTCCGCGAGATCGTTCCCGCCGGGGTGGACGCCGCCCTCGAATTGATCGGCACGCCAACACTTCCCGACACCCTGCGCGCGACCCGGGTGCACGGCGTCGTCTGCTTCACGGGCATGCTGTCCAACCAGTGGACGGTGCGCGACTTCTACCCCATCGAATACCTGCCGCGCGGCGTCCGGCTCACCGCCTACGCGGGCGACGCAGCCGATCTACCCGCACCGGTTCTGCAGGAGTTCCTCGACGACGTCTCGGCCGGCCGCGCCACGGTGCCGATCGATCACGTCTACCGCTTCGACGAGATCGTCGCGGCGCACACGGCCATGGAATCGGGGACGGCGCACGGCAAGCTCGTCGTCACGACCGCGTAG
- a CDS encoding DUF6611 family protein — protein MTDEHRSAGGHVDAPDEGNGSASWSSRARHRVLDGRYAWGSLDVGASRQGFRHYRLVVFPPGVTASERRRIRLARSWPTWGAVAFTACLSILCTALGPWTGLMASTALWLSSGILVRLRAGDVATRVRTLSVVLMDRHHDPRSAERIALMADVAERLTHADRLLQEQKISAACHELAWGLAYDLLALGQSAHPSTHG, from the coding sequence GTGACGGATGAACATCGCTCTGCCGGGGGGCATGTCGACGCCCCCGACGAGGGGAACGGCTCGGCCTCGTGGTCGAGCCGGGCCCGGCACCGGGTGCTCGACGGTCGGTACGCGTGGGGGTCACTCGACGTCGGAGCCAGCCGGCAGGGATTCCGGCACTACCGGCTGGTGGTCTTCCCGCCGGGCGTGACCGCGTCCGAGCGGCGCCGCATCCGGCTGGCTCGCAGCTGGCCCACCTGGGGAGCGGTGGCCTTCACCGCCTGCCTCTCGATCCTGTGCACGGCCCTGGGGCCGTGGACGGGTCTGATGGCGTCGACGGCGCTGTGGCTGAGCTCGGGCATCCTGGTGCGCCTGCGGGCCGGTGACGTGGCGACCCGCGTGCGGACCCTGTCGGTCGTGCTGATGGACCGACACCACGATCCGCGCTCCGCCGAGCGGATCGCGTTGATGGCGGACGTGGCCGAACGACTCACCCACGCCGATCGTCTACTCCAAGAACAGAAGATCTCCGCGGCGTGCCACGAACTCGCCTGGGGTCTCGCCTACGACCTGCTGGCACTCGGCCAGTCGGCGCACCCCTCCACTCACGGATGA
- a CDS encoding alpha/beta fold hydrolase yields MSRRRAQDWMDENETLISRRGHRIAYRRRGRGPTVLMLHGFPTWSYDYADVAHDLARDHDVVTVDFLGYGASDKPNPYGYTVFESADVVEDLAAHLGLDSVTLVVHDYGGIVGQELIDRTLRGAAGFAIDRLVAMNFGIVYSAYRPTRLQRLLALPVLGGLISSRVTASRMRSGLDAVRGSALTDDEFDGLWHGISRAGGHRLAHLQIGYNAERARHHRRWEAALSSWPGPVQLVWGLDDPVSGRHVLQPAINLLPDAAVVRLPGVGHFPQSEAPQAVAAAIRGAT; encoded by the coding sequence GTGAGCCGACGGCGAGCCCAGGACTGGATGGACGAGAACGAGACGCTGATCAGTCGTCGCGGCCACCGCATCGCCTACCGTCGACGCGGTCGGGGGCCCACCGTGCTGATGCTGCACGGCTTCCCCACGTGGTCCTACGACTACGCCGACGTGGCGCACGACCTCGCCCGTGACCACGACGTCGTCACCGTCGACTTCCTCGGCTACGGCGCCTCGGACAAGCCAAACCCGTACGGCTACACCGTGTTCGAGTCGGCGGACGTCGTCGAGGACCTGGCCGCGCACCTCGGGCTCGACTCGGTGACGCTCGTCGTCCACGACTACGGCGGCATCGTCGGCCAGGAGCTGATCGATCGGACGCTGCGAGGCGCTGCCGGGTTCGCCATCGATCGGCTCGTCGCAATGAACTTCGGCATCGTCTACAGCGCCTACCGCCCGACGCGGCTGCAACGGCTGCTGGCCCTGCCCGTGCTCGGAGGGCTGATCTCCAGCCGGGTGACCGCGAGCCGGATGCGCAGCGGTCTGGACGCCGTGCGTGGGTCGGCGCTCACCGACGACGAATTCGACGGTCTATGGCACGGCATCTCGCGCGCCGGCGGTCACCGCCTGGCCCATCTGCAAATCGGGTACAACGCCGAACGGGCCCGGCACCACCGCAGGTGGGAGGCGGCGCTCAGCAGCTGGCCGGGGCCGGTCCAGTTGGTGTGGGGGCTCGACGATCCCGTGTCGGGACGTCACGTCCTGCAGCCGGCGATCAACCTGCTGCCGGATGCCGCGGTGGTGAGACTGCCCGGCGTGGGCCACTTTCCGCAGTCCGAGGCGCCGCAGGCGGTGGCCGCCGCGATCCGCGGGGCGACCTAG
- a CDS encoding TetR/AcrR family transcriptional regulator: MARLTRTEQREVTRERLIEAAGRVFCRLGFEAAPIDVIAEEAGYSRGAFYSNFRSKDELFVALIARHLDAEVETLGRALDRIASAAELAPAIERRYRILGEDDSWCLLTTEFQLYTMRGGTKADEFAEIYEAYRRRLGQLIATHFDRLGIESSLSPYEFGVAQIALSHGLALQRAANRSLKPTLAARALATFVRGALAK; this comes from the coding sequence GTGGCACGGTTGACCAGGACCGAGCAGCGCGAGGTCACCCGGGAACGCCTCATCGAGGCTGCCGGCCGGGTGTTCTGCCGGCTGGGGTTCGAAGCCGCACCCATCGACGTCATCGCCGAGGAGGCGGGCTATTCGCGCGGAGCCTTCTACTCGAACTTCCGATCCAAGGACGAGCTGTTCGTCGCCCTGATCGCGCGCCATCTCGACGCCGAGGTCGAAACCCTCGGCCGCGCGCTCGACAGGATCGCCTCGGCGGCCGAGCTCGCCCCGGCGATCGAACGGCGGTACCGCATCCTCGGCGAGGACGACAGCTGGTGCCTCCTGACGACCGAGTTCCAGCTCTACACGATGCGGGGCGGCACGAAGGCCGACGAATTCGCCGAGATCTACGAGGCGTACCGGCGTCGCCTCGGCCAGCTCATCGCGACGCACTTCGACCGTCTTGGCATCGAATCCAGCCTCAGCCCTTACGAATTCGGCGTCGCGCAGATCGCCCTGTCCCACGGGCTGGCGCTGCAGCGCGCCGCCAACCGGTCGTTGAAGCCCACGCTCGCGGCGCGTGCGCTCGCGACGTTCGTCCGGGGGGCGCTCGCCAAGTAG
- a CDS encoding DUF302 domain-containing protein, producing the protein MTEAVTTTTSHVATRLDIATSVPFETFCDALESAAPRFQRGPIDDIAARGGSWDEVLAAVARNAPHGLMIFSSLEAAPLMATAGIATRATGYLIGNHTIAERMFRHDPLALLYAPLRMLVHADDDGNAVLSLDQPSTLFGSLEDPRITAVGRELDGKVRGLLHAMGIEAHFPTDGD; encoded by the coding sequence ATGACCGAAGCCGTGACCACGACGACCAGCCACGTCGCCACCCGTCTGGACATCGCGACGTCGGTGCCGTTCGAAACCTTCTGCGACGCACTGGAATCGGCAGCGCCACGATTCCAGCGGGGGCCCATCGACGACATCGCCGCACGCGGGGGTTCGTGGGACGAGGTGCTGGCCGCGGTCGCTCGCAACGCCCCCCACGGCCTGATGATCTTCTCCAGCCTCGAGGCCGCGCCCCTCATGGCGACGGCCGGGATTGCGACCCGCGCCACCGGCTATCTCATCGGCAATCACACGATCGCCGAGCGGATGTTCCGGCACGACCCGCTGGCCCTGCTCTACGCGCCGCTGCGCATGCTCGTGCACGCCGACGACGACGGCAACGCCGTGCTGAGCCTCGACCAGCCGAGCACGCTGTTCGGGAGCCTGGAGGATCCACGGATCACCGCCGTGGGCCGCGAACTCGACGGGAAGGTGCGCGGCCTGCTCCACGCGATGGGAATCGAGGCCCACTTCCCCACCGACGGCGACTGA
- a CDS encoding type III PLP-dependent enzyme domain-containing protein yields MTLAMDITDADPRLRSSFELVRRGISGAACGVPAAALTDRAVAAWVRAHGVTVTARDDDELDLVQRRGIRPTQIVFRCSPHTECLRRAVHLGVFRFVVATAPQIARLGKLAHRTTYLYLDESSPLVFGDRRLKIIGLHGDVDAAAGAVEWASTAERLLCRTALLKTCGSPIHRIMLSGGSADLWLDDRAPQLSAIVGAVDDALREGCERWQLPRPAVTLAPLIVDGPAPARI; encoded by the coding sequence ATGACTCTTGCCATGGACATCACCGATGCAGACCCTCGATTGCGCAGTTCCTTCGAACTGGTGCGGCGCGGCATCTCCGGCGCCGCCTGCGGCGTACCGGCCGCCGCGCTGACCGACCGCGCCGTCGCGGCCTGGGTCCGCGCACACGGGGTCACGGTCACCGCTCGTGACGACGACGAGCTCGACCTGGTGCAGCGCCGCGGCATCCGGCCCACGCAGATCGTCTTCCGGTGCTCGCCGCATACCGAGTGCCTGCGCCGCGCCGTCCATCTGGGGGTGTTTCGGTTCGTCGTCGCCACGGCGCCGCAGATCGCGCGCCTCGGCAAACTGGCGCATCGGACGACGTACCTCTACCTCGACGAGAGCTCGCCGCTGGTGTTCGGAGATCGGCGGCTGAAGATCATCGGACTGCACGGCGACGTCGACGCCGCCGCGGGGGCCGTGGAATGGGCGTCGACGGCCGAACGGCTGCTGTGCCGAACGGCGCTGCTGAAGACGTGCGGCTCGCCGATCCACCGGATCATGCTGAGCGGCGGATCGGCCGACCTGTGGCTCGACGACCGCGCCCCTCAGCTGTCGGCCATCGTGGGCGCCGTCGACGACGCCCTGCGCGAGGGCTGTGAACGGTGGCAGCTGCCGCGCCCGGCGGTGACCCTGGCCCCGCTGATCGTCGACGGCCCGGCGCCCGCGCGGATCTGA